One window of the Colias croceus chromosome 5, ilColCroc2.1 genome contains the following:
- the LOC123692140 gene encoding histone acetyltransferase p300-like isoform X1 has translation MADHHVDEPPNKRAKMIRDPFQGPSDTADGFSNLDMFDLEKDLPDELMGGSWGEQPGVTGPKPPAQGPGPGGQMGQQQLNGDDPTAAMQRQINNHLIQQVFSQGNKSGLVGHNNPLTLGSLGSKSPNLQSPPNVSVSKDLMGGMHQQLIPNTSHPNQMHSTMPMSSIQAGMNVANVGGNMVVTNSNMSGAGMLGGGMMNNVNKQLPTLMGNNHHPNAQHHPHAQAIQNGPLGGRVVGGVGVGVGVGMQAPMRSGLGQGVVHGMSHARAGGGHPLVPYHPPYGQPAAGGVQRAAGVRFGAPPEAGGGAAQAVPPAPSPQTPGAPAGGQSQPQAAAAPAAPSTGSIADPEKRKLIQQQLVLLLHAHKCQRRESQANGETWTCTLPHCKTMKGVLNHMMSCQAGKNCAVPHCSSSRQIINHWKHCNKNDCPVCLPLKQADRTRSNTMNAAAVSHATTGVGVGVGVSGVGGAGASVGGVSVNVNAQPPNTLPPVNPLQGGANVATNASNANAGGVGVGVGAGVGVGPPELKRAYEALGLGICPTSGMGYARAPLARLAAPHQPVQQLFHQQQDVQQQQLGAGGLQLGGGPVTANPVSGTKEWHQSITPDLRNHLVHKLVQAIFPTPDPTAMQDKRMHNLVAYARKVEGDMYEMASTRSEYYHLLAEKIYKIQKELEEKRQKRKEQQLQAQQAQQQQNQLQQQQTGVLPGGGVMGGVRPTAPVVGVGVGIGVGVGRPSLPAQAGLPAMRIPSPGMNLPMSANRMTYQPNLVGPPGPSPNQMPQTPNGGTVGVGSVSNVSNPGMSPFGQPIPSPAQYSLQSNGPALASPSHQPDKRLASPFMSGAFRELPSPAPTTPHASPAPAPSTPRPAPAPPAPPAPPSPDVKREPVEPKDEQDEDSCGPGGKGARPDPDKDAERADAFVKQEIKQEIKQEVKEEPAEAPPPEPAPPDRGPKKPFVFKAEELRQALLPTLDKLFRLEPESLPFRQPVDATALGIPDYFDIVTKPIDLSTIKMKLDRGEYKDPWEYVDDVWLMFDNAWLYNRKNSRVYRYCTKLSEVFEVEIDPVMQSLGYCCGRKYTFNPQVLCCYGKQLCTIPRDAKYFSYQNSLKAYGVVSDRYTFCQKCFNDIQGDTVTLGDDPLQPQTAIKKDQFKEMKNDHLEQEPFVVCTDCGRKQHQICVLHHDSIWPQGFCCDNCLKKKGAKRKDNKFSAKKLPTSKLGIFIETRVNNYLKKKEAGAGEVHIRVVASSDKLVEVKPGMRSRFVESGELASEFSYRAKALFAFEEVDGSDVCFFGMHVQEYGSESPSPNTRRVYIAYLDSVHFFQPKQYRTAVYHEILLGYLDYAKQLGYTMAHIWACPPSEGDDYIFHCHPPDQKIPKPKRLQEWYKKMLDKGIIERIILDYKDILKQAMEDNISSAAELPYFEGDFWPNVLEESIKELDQEEEEKRKQAEAAEAVVFQSSEESEQGPDGKKKGQKKAKKSNKSKAAQRKNSKKQSDQQQGSDLSAKIFATMEKHKEVFFVIRLHSAQSAASLAPIQDPDPLINCDLMDGRDAFLTMARDRHYEFSSTRRAFFSTLCMLYELHNQGQDKFVYTCNSCKSHVETRYHCTVCDDFDLCVPCYDKEGHPHKMEKLGLDLDVGSSPGDMKQANPQEARKLSIQRCIQSLVHACQCRDANCRLPSCQKMKRVVTHTKICKRKTKGDCPICKQLIALCCYHAKHCQESKCSVPFCSSIKQKLKQQQVQQRVQQQQLLRRRMAAMNTRGGAAGPSSPPPAPPLASPPPAKPAAHALPHNVQKALQQCKPQQVQEEAARQQAPSYGKQGAMGPPGGARADWAARYRGPPPLHHAPHHARLPHAPHHAPHVQHPPHPHPPQQQRAGAPAAASQPQHMQQKALQQLMATLRSPTSPNQQHEILQILKSNPPLMAAFIKQRAQNAQNQQQASGGVSSVSSVGGVGGHVALGGVQQPQQLQHMMQPQQQRLQQMHQMIPQQGQVGGVSNVGGVGGVGGVGGVSSVGLGGMAGGGNAWFKPAGPAGGAVGGVGGMGGVGAVGGVMGMRGAYAGAAPRLAARYFPGAVQRSPPATPSPRPPTPSELLLLRQSPAPPAPHPPDDQLPPMTPQDQLTKFVEQL, from the exons ATGGCCGATCATCATGTGGATGAGCCGCCAAATAAGCGGGCAAAAATGATCCGGGACCCGTTTCAGGGTCCATCGGACACCGCGG ATGGGTTTTCGAACCTGGACATGTTCGACCTTGAAAAGGACCTCCCTGACGAGTTGATGGGGGGTTCTTGGGGTGAACAGCCCGGTGTCACAGGCCCTAAGCCTCCAGCCCAAGGTCCAGGGCCTGGGGGGCAAATGGGTCAGCAGCAGCTGAATGGGGATGATCCTACTGCTGCAATGCAACGGCAAATTAATAATCATCTTATACAACAA GTCTTTTCACAGGGCAACAAGAGTGGCTTAGTTGGCCACAACAACCCGTTAACACTGGGTAGCTTAGGTAGTAAAAGTCCCAATCTTCAATCGCCGCCTAACGTCTCTGTATCTAAGGATCTCATGGGAGGGATGCATCAGCAACTTATACCAAATACAAGTCATCCCAATCAAATGCATTCCACTATGCCTATGAGTTCTATTCAAG CTGGTATGAATGTAGCGAATGTGGGTGGCAACATGGTGGTGACGAACAGCAACATGTCCGGTGCTGGCATGTTGGGCGGTGGGATGATGAACAATGTGAACAAGCAGCTGCCGACACTCATGGGCAATAATCACCATCCGAATGCGCAGCACCATCCTCATGCACAG GCAATACAGAACGGGCCGTTGGGCGGGCGGGTCGTCGGCGGCGTGGGCGTCGGCGTGGGCGTGGGCATGCAGGCGCCCATGCGCTCGGGGCTCGGGCAGGGCGTCGTGCACGGCATGTCGCACGCGCGCGCCGGCGGCGGCCACCCGCTCGTGCCGTACCACCCGCCGTACGGGCAGCCGGCGGCCGGCGGCGTGCAGCGCGCGGCCGGCGTGCGCTTCGGCGCGCCGCCCGAGGCGGGGGGCGGCGCCGCGCAGGCCGTGCCGCCCGCGCCCTCCCCGCAGACGCCGGGCGCGCCCGCCGGCGGACAG TCACAGCCGCAGGCGGCGGCGGCGCCGGCCGCGCCGAGCACGGGCTCGATCGCGGACCCGGAGAAGCGCAAGCTGATCCAGCAGCAGCTCGTGTTGCTGCTGCACGCGCACAAGTGCCAGCGCCGCGAGTCGCAGGCCAACGGCGAGACGTGGACGTGCACGCTACCGCACTGCAAGACCATGAAGGGCGTGCTCAACCATATGATGTCGTGTCAG gcgGGAAAAAACTGTGCAGTACCTCACTGTTCATCATCAAGACAAATCATCAATCACTGGAAACATTGCAATAAGAATGACTGTCCTGTCTGTCTACCACTCAAACAGGCAGATAGGACTAGATCTAATACTATGAATG CGGCCGCCGTGTCTCACGCTACAACGGGCGTCGGCGTGGGCGTGGGCGTCAGCGGCGTGGGCGGCGCGGGCGCCAGCGTCGGCGGCGTCAGCGTGAACGTGAACGCGCAACCGCCTAACACGCTGCCGCCCGTCAACCCATTACAAG GCGGCGCGAACGTAGCGACGAACGCGTCGAACGCGAACGCGGGCGGCGTGGGCGTGGGCGTCGGCGCGGGCGTGGGCGTGGGCCCGCCGGAGCTGAAGCGCGCGTACGAGGCTCTCGGGCTGGGCATCTGCCCCACGTCGGGGATGGGCTACGCGCGCGCGCCGCTCGCCCGCCTCGCCGCGCCGCACCAGCCCGTGCAGCAGCTGTTCCACCAGCAGCAGGACGTGCAGCAGCAGCAG CTCGGCGCCGGGGGGTTGCAGCTAGGCGGCGGGCCGGTGACGGCCAACCCCGTGTCGGGCACCAAGGAGTGGCACCAGTCTATAACACCTGATCTCAGAAACCACCTCGTGCATAAACT gGTTCAAGCCATTTTCCCGACACCCGATCCCACGGCAATGCAAGACAAACGTATGCACAATTTAGTTGCATACGCGAGAAAAGTAGAAGGCGACATGTATGAAATGGCTAGTACGCGCTCGGAATACTATCATTTACTAGCCGAAAAGATATACAAGATACAGAAGGAGTTGGAGGAAAAACGACAGAAGAGAAAAGAGCAGCAGTTGCAAGCGCAGCAGGCGCAACAACAACAGAACCAATTGCAGCAGCAGCAGACTGGGGTTCTGCCCGGCGGGGGTGTGATGGGCGGTGTAAGGCCCACGGCGCCGGTCGTGGGTGTGGGCGTGGGCATTGGCGTGGGCGTCGGTAGGCCCAGCCTGCCCGCGCAAGCCGGCTTGCCCGCCATGCGAATACCTTCACCCGGCATGAACCTGCCTATGTCAGCAAATCGAATGACGTATCAGCCTAACCTCGTTGGTCCGCCTGGCCCTAGTCCTAATcag ATGCCGCAAACGCCGAACGGCGGCACGGTGGGCGTGGGCAGCGTGAGCAACGTGAGCAACCCGGGCATGTCCCCGTTCGGGCAGCCCATCCCGTCGCCCGCGCAGTACTCGCTGCAGAGCAACGGGCCCGCGCTCGCGTCGCCGTCGCACCAGCCCGACAAGCGGCTCGCGAGCCCGTTCATGAGCGGCGCGTTCCGCGAGCTGCCGTCGCCCGCGCCCACCACGCCGCACGCCAgccccgcgcccgcgcccagcacgccgcgccccgcgcccgcgccgcccgccCCGCCCGCGCCGCCCAGCCCCGACGTGAAGCGCGAGCCCGTGGAGCCCAAGGACGAGCAGGACGAGGACAGCTGCGGGCCCGGCGGCAAGGGCGCGCGCCCCGACCCCGACAAGGACGCGGAGCGCGCCGACGCGTTCGTCAAGCAGGAGATCAAACAGGAGATCAAGCAGGAGGTGAAGGAGGAGCCCGCGGAGGCGCCGCCGCCGGAGCCCGCGCCGCCCGACCGCGGGCCCAAGAAGCCGTTCGTGTTCAAGGCGGAGGAGCTGCGCCAGGCGCTGCTGCCCACGCTGGACAAGCTGTTCCGCCTGGAGCCCGAGTCGCTGCCCTTCCGCCAGCCCGTCGACGCGACGGCGCTCGGCATCCCGGACTATTTCGATATAGTGACGAAACCCATAGACTTATCTACGATTAAGATGAAGTTAGACCGTGGTGAATATAAGGACCCTTGGGAGTATGTGGACGATGTGTGGTTAATGTTCGATAATGCGTGGCTTTACAATAGGAAAAATTCGCGAGTGTATAGATATTGTACTAAG TTATCCGAAGTGTTTGAGGTGGAGATAGACCCAGTAATGCAGTCGCTGGGCTACTGCTGCGGCCGCAAGTACACGTTCAACCCGCAGGTGCTCTGCTGCTACGGGAAGCAGCTGTGCACCATACCGCGGGATGCGAAGTACTTCAGCTATCAGAACAG TCTTAAAGCATATGGGGTTGTGTCCGATAGATACACCTTCTGCCAGAAATGCTTCAACGACATCCAGGGCGACACCGTCACGCTCGGCGACGACCCGCTGCAGCCGCAGAC CGCAATCAAAAAAGATCAGTTCAAAGAAATGAAGAATGACCATCTGGAACAAGAGCCCTTCGTAGTGTGTACAGATTGCGGGAGGAAGCAGCATCAGATATGCGTGCTGCACCACGACTCGATTTGGCCTCAAGGCTTCTGCTGTGATAATTGTTTGAAGAAGAAGGGGGCCAAACGGAAAGATAACAAGTTCAGCGCTAAGAAACTGCCGACGTCGAAACTCGGCATATTTATTGAGACTAGAGTGAATAATTATCTTAAGAAAAAAGAGGCTGGTGCTGGCGAAGTGCATATCAGGGTGGTCGCGTCGTCGGATAAG CTTGTAGAAGTGAAGCCAGGCATGAGATCGCGATTTGTAGAATCTGGGGAGTTAGCGTCAGAATTCTCCTATAGAGCGAAAGCGTTATTTGCATTTGAAGAAGTAGACGGTAGTGATGTATGTTTTTTCGGGATGCACGTGCAG GAATACGGGAGCGAAAGTCCGTCGCCGAATACGAGGCGTGTATATATAGCATATCTAGATTCTGTACATTTCTTCCAACCGAAGCAGTACCGTACTGCCGTGTATCACGAAATACTATTAGGTTATTTGGACTACGCCAAACAATTAGGCTACACTATGGCCCACATCTGGGCCTGTCCGCCTTCAGAAGGCGACGATTATATCTTTCACTGCCATCCGCCCGACCAAAAAATACCGAAACCGAAGCGATTGCAGGAGTGGTATAAGAAAATGTTAGATAAAGGAATTATAGAAAGGATAATATTAGATTATAAAGATATTCTGAAGCAAGCCATGGAGGACAATATCTCGTCGGCGGCGGAGTTGCCGTACTTTGAGGGGGACTTTTGGCCGAATGTTTTAGAAGAGTCTATCAAGGAGTTGGACCAGGAGGAGGAGGAGAAGAGGAAGCAGGCTGAAGCCGCCGAGGCAGTG gtatttcagTCGTCAGAAGAGAGCGAACAAGGGCCGGACGGCAAGAAGAAAGGGCAGAAGAAAGCGAAGAAGTCGAACAAATCGAAAGCGGCGCAGCGGAAGAACAGCAAGAAGCAGAGCGACCAGCAGCAGGGCAGCGATCTCAGCGCGAAGATATTTGCGACCATGGAGAAGCATAAGGAGGTGTTCTTTGTGATACGGTTGCACTCTGCGCAGTCTGCCGCTAGTTTAGCT CCTATTCAAGACCCCGACCCATTAATAAACTGTGATCTGATGGACGGTCGCGACGCCTTCCTCACTATGGCGCGCGACCGACACTACGAATTCTCCTCAACGAGACGAGCTTTCTTCTCAACGCTATGCATGTTGTACGAACTACACAACCAAGGCCAAGACAAGTTCGTGTACACGTGCAACAGCTGCAAGTCGCACGTGGAGACCCGCTACCACTGCACCGTGTGCGACGACTTCGACCTGTGCGTGCCCTGCTACGACAAGGAGGGCCACCCGCACAAGATGGAGAAGCTCGGCTTAGATCTCGACGTGGGCTCGTCGCCGGGCGACATGAAGCAGGCCAACCCGCAGGAGGCGCGCAAGCTGTCCATCCAGCGGTGCATCCAGTCGCTGGTGCACGCGTGCCAGTGCCGCGACGCGAACTGCCGCCTGCCGTCCTGCCAGAAGATGAAGCGCGTCGTCACGCACACCAAGATCTGCAAGCGGAAGACGAAGGGCGACTGCCCGATCTGCAAGCAGCTCATCGCGCTGTGCTGCTACCACGCGAAGCACTGCCAGGAGAGCAAGTGCTCGGTGCCGTTCTGCAGCAGCATCAAGCAGAAGTTGAAGCAGCAGCAAGTGCAGCAGCGTGTGCAGCAACAACAACTACTGCGCCGGCGCATGGCAGCTATGAACACGCGGGGCGGCGCCGCGGGGCCCAGCTCGccgccgcccgcgccgccgcTGGCCTCGCCGCCGCCCGCCAAGCCCGCCGCGCACGCGCTGCCGCACAACGTGCAGAAGGCGCTGCAGCAG TGCAAACCGCAACAGGTGCAAGAGGAGGCGGCTCGGCAGCAGGCGCCGTCGTACGGCAAGCAGGGCGCGATGGGCCCGCCGGGCGGCGCGCGGGCCGACTGGGCGGCGCGCTACCGCGGGCCGCCGCCGCTGCACCACGCGCCGCACCACGCGCGCCTGCCGCACGCGCCGCACCACGCGCCGCACGTGCAGCACCCGCCGCACCCGCACCCGCCGCAG CAACAGCGAGCGGGCGCGCCCGCAGCGGCGTCGCAGCCGCAGCACATGCAGCAGAAGGCGCTGCAGCAGCTCATGGCCACGCTGCGCTCGCCGACCAGCCCCAACCAGCAGCACGAGATACTGCAGATACTCAAGTCCAACCCGCCGCTCATGGCCGCCTTCATCAAGCAGCGCGCGCAG AACGCCCAGAACCAACAACAGGCGAGCGGAGGCGTGAGCTCCGTGAGCTCAGTGGGCGGCGTGGGCGGGCACGTGGCGCTGGGCGGCGTGCAGCAGCCGCAGCAGTTGCAGCACATGATGCAGCCGCAGCAGCAGCGGCTGCAGCAGATGCACCAGATGATCCCACAACAAGGACAA GTCGGCGGAGTGTCGAACGTCGGCGGCGTGGGAGGCGTCGGCGGCGTGGGCGGCGTGTCGTCCGTGGGGCTGGGCGGCATGGCGGGCGGCGGCAACGCGTGGTTCAAGCCTGCGGGGCCCGCGGGCGGCGCGGTGGGCGGCGTGGGCGGCATGGGCGGCGTGGGCGCGGTGGGCGGCGTGATGGGCATGCGCGGCGCGTACGCGGGCGCGGCGCCGCGGCTGGCGGCGCGCTACTTCCCGGGCGCGGTGCAGCGCTCGCCGCCCGCCACGCCGTCGCCGCGCCCGCCCACGCCGTCCGAGCTGCTGCTGCTGCGCCAGTcgcccgcgccgcccgccCCGCACCCGCCCGACGACCAGCTGCCGCCCATGACGCCGCAGGACCAGCTCACCAAGTTCGTGGAGCAGTTGTAG